A region of the Yarrowia lipolytica chromosome 1C, complete sequence genome:
TCAATCTAGCGCCGTGCCAGCAGCCATGAAGCACAAGCCGATGTAGAGAACCGCAGTGACCAGGCCAAGAGTTGTAATCCGAAGTTCTTGACGGTTCTTGAAGACGGTGGTGGTTAAATCAGGGTGGAGAATCCCAGGAAGATGACGACGCTCAGAGAAAATATACCCCAGAGTGCGATTGTTTCTCCATGTTCTTATAAGACACTCAATAGAGCCGATACAACCCAGCGAGCTCCAAGAACAATTGCGACGAAAAAGCATACACGCAAGGGAAAAATTACTACATCATTGTGAATCATGATGGGGACGATGGATGAAGGGGCGTATTTAGTTCCGTAATGATCACTGGCTGAAGAATGTCTTGAGTGGAGACGACAAGAGAGAGTCAGCCAACAGACGGCGATCTTCTCAATTAGGTCTAAATTCCTGTCTGAGCCTTGGCTTTTGTTGGAATTCTCATGAACGGAAGAAGATGTTCCGAAGCCACAGTGTTATTCCTTGACAGTGGTCTCTGCTATCAGTGACCCAAGGTGACCGCTTTTTCGGTTTCGATCTATTCACCGCAGAAACACTCCTTGAAGGGTATACTGTCTTCAGATCTGATCAAAAGAAGCAGATACTCAAACAATAGAGAGCATGAGTGAATGAGTTTGGTTTTTTGGTGATGATAGGGAAGACGATTAACAAACAAAGCCAGAACAGACTGGGTCTTCATCAAGGTACCGGGTGACGTGCCAGATGCACTGAGCTAGATAGATCCCTTTTACCACCTAGGCTGTACATTAGACACCGCCTAAGCTGTACCCTAGATCGCCTTGATAGCTTCTGGGCTCATACTTGAAAGAGTCGAGGACAAGTAGCCTTAGTCGAGTTGAACTGTCTCCGCGGTACTTCCACACAACACCGCAAACTGTGATACtagagacagagacagtcTAGCAAATGaatatacttgtagacaggTGGAGTTAGAACGTGGGTGGATCTGAGGTAGTTATTTCAGACCATAGGCTCTTGGTCAGGTAGTGAATTCATAATATGGTTATAGCTGAAGAGTTGTGCCATGATACGATCGAAGAGACTTTCAAGACAGGCGTCACCGCCCTGCGTGTAGCCTGTTAAACTAACGTGAACTCATATATTTCCATCAGAGTCTGTATGGTGAACtcaggtacagtatgttaTGTaccatctacaagtactgccCTCCTCAGTCTACCTTTTGCAACAGGTTTGGAGGCCTGAAGTTCAACACCAGAGAACAACTGCTCAGTACAGTCACCAGAGCAATGCTCATAAGCGTCCTTCTACTGGGAATTGCCCATGTGATCTGGTACGGAGTAAGAAGCACCATTCGGTCGCCTCAGCTCCAAAAGAAATCCCGGGACTTACTGGTCGGTCTCTCAATGCCAAACCGTTGGCTACAGCAGTCGTCTTTGTCGGCGTAGTCTCTACCTCGACAAGGAAGTTCTCGtcttccatcttcttcaagcTGTGGATGTTTTGCGGCCATTCTCATGAGTCCTCTGGTTTACTATTCTTCCAACAAATGAAGGTGAGGGCTCGCTAGGTCCATTATTAGTCATATGTAGATTCACTGGACACCAGACTACATTAATCGTCCCCCATCCTACCATACTGTAGAGAGTCATAACCGTTGATGATGTACTGCTAGGAGTAACACATTATCGTATTGACAGGTGTAACAAGTGCGACTGCCAGCACAGTGGCAATCCCACAAGACTTCAGTACGTACGCAAATTTAGAAACCATGCGACGATCCGGTACACGATGGGTCCCTGGACCCTCTTGTGATCTAAAATGGATATAATACATTCATCAATAAATACCAATTACCAAGGGGTGGCGGCTGGGTTAGTTTTGTCAAACGAGAGAGTTTGGTGGTTGCTTCGAGTGTTGGTGAGGCACGGTAAACGCCAGATGAGAGAACACAACAGAAAGAAGCACGTTCCAACTGGAGTCACCTCAACATAAGGGATCCCAGGTGCACAGAACAGAGTCAGATTAAAAAACACAGTCACACAACCAGAGTCGCTGAATAAGTCATGATACAGAGATACCCAAAGGTCGGAGATGTCGGAAGATAGGTCGGGTCAAGTCGAGTCCATGGTACTCCAAAGAGAACCATAACAAACCTACTTCCAGCCTACCATATCCCATCACTCCTCTGTGCACCCATCTGATTCACCATCCTGATTGTGTCAAGTCTTCCTTCTCTGTCACCATCCTGTTGGTGTCACATTCCCTTGTGTGTGACCACAGTCTCCAACATCGGTATCACGTCACCTAATCAAACCACGGCTAATCACTTGTGACCACACTGATCACACGTGATCGCTCGCGTGACAGGCAAACGCCAAATCACTTTTAATACTCACCCTGCTGAGTAGGCAACAGGTTGAatcgcttcttgagagtgaCTCGCTGTCGAGAGTACTTGTCGTCGGGAGAGAATCGGGCGGGGTGGGCGCTCTTGGTAATCTCGCCAGACTCGgtggtcttcttgagagtATAGACCCGCTTGCCGTCGCTTCCAGTAGTGTACATAAGATGCATTTTGaggtgttgtgttgtggtgAGATGGAGAGCTTTGACAAGATTTTTCATgtaccaaaaaaaaattgtcCCAGTGCGCAGAACCTTAACTTTATTGGAAGGTGAAGAAGATATTTGTAGATGTTACCGATGGGCTACAAGAAGGGAGATAATGGAACTATGAGTAGATAATATGAAGGAGAAATCCCCAAGGTACGACCTGGTACTTTTAAAATATCAGTTGCATCTCTACAAGAAGACATACATTGAAACAACCGAAAATCACCCCAAAAAGAGATACTAATGTTAATAAAAGTACCCATATTTGCTTTAGAGATCATTTTAATTCCCATATATGTTGAACAAATCAATTTGAGTAGCTACTCACTCTACAGCTCTCTTTTGACTATTACCGTCCACTTctagatcacgtgacctaaAACCTTAATGCCACACACTTTCAAACTCTAAGCAGACGGTGCACAACATGACGAAACCACACTAACAACGCGACTCAACACAACAATGGAAAATCCCCACGAAAAGGACCAGTCCGACGCTCTTGCGCGCATCATTTCTGGCGtttccaagctcaactCGTCCATCGCACGCGTCAACGAGATCCAGGAAGAGGTCTATTCACGCAACCTTAACCTCTCGGTGGTGTCTGAAATCATGCAGAACTACCAGGCCTCGGTGGATTACTATTTGCGAGAAAGTGGAGCCATGAAAGAGCCGTTCAAGAACGATGATTAGCAGGTTTACGTGACCGACAGTATGGATGGCTGCGGCTGTTTCTTTAGTCAGCAAACATATGAGCTGTGTGCTGTacgggtacagtactgcGGACGGCTACGGGGCAAcccagtcacgtggtaTGTTGACTGTGAGATGCGGTTCTGGCTACTTTCTCTGCGACGTGATTCTTTTACCGCATatgtatttatatttattgaTCTAATGACATCAGTTGTGATTATGTGGAGTACCATACCATATCAACGCAAGAACGGCACAATAACAGCACAAGAACGGCCCAAGAACGGCCCAAGAACGGCACAAGAACGGCACAAGAACGGCCAAGAAcggccaagaaggacattgtactcgtacagtaaCAATAACATATATTACCAGCATTGCAAGGTAATATTCTAGCGACAAGAGGTACTTTGCtttactgtatgtacttacACTACATGTTTTACCCACACGAGTTCGATACAGTTATACAATCTACTGtaaagtactgtactgtaaatTCCAAGTAAATTGTCAACTATGAATTCACGACTGTGTCCGAGGAAACTACGAGAATACAGAATATCATTAGTCTAGGTGGCATTATTATTATGAATCATTTGAAATTGTCTAATAAAGCCATTAATTGGCTAAACAAGCCAAGTCTCTTGCCATTCTGAACTTCCTCAGCGAGACTTCTCTTACTTCTCCTGAATAGTACGCTCAATTAGCTTCAAGTAAACGACAACAGTAAACTCTACAATCTCAGACGAGGTTGTACAAGAAGCTCCAAAATGCGCATGAGACACAGTCTCCGAGGGCCAGAAGGAACGAATGGCACTCATGTGGATTGGACTGGTCCACTTCGGCGGACATGAAGATGAGCATTACATAATCGGGTCCAATAGATAATCGGGTCCGATACATTCGGCTCCTCTTGGACCTCCCAAAAGCAACTTCCAAAACTCAAGCTCCAAGATGAAAGAGAAAATTACCAGTCTTTCAAGTCATACTCGTAACCTGTCGCTAATAATCTAAGGGTGTTTAAAGCGCTttgcagctcctccagaatcCGGGTCCATTGCTCCTAATGAGATGCAGCAAGCGGACACTTCTCCGGCACCGAACCACCTGTGCATGAGTTGGAATTCTATTTTTAGCTTGGCGCTAAAGCAGCCATGATAAGTATCTGTTGAATGGGTGAGTACTGGATTTAGCGACTCCACTGTTACGAGCGGTTACAATAGATATAAGTATTTGCTATGAATGGATGTATTGGTATAAAAAGATGTATTGGTTATGAGTTGAATCATGCGGGGTTTCATTGGTGCTCGCCTATTTTTTTCGATTGCAAAAAAGCAAGGCTGTGATCCTTCCATCACATGTGTCTCACTGGATGGTACCGTATTTTACAGTTGTTTTGAGCGCCACTTTGAAGGGACGCCAGTAAAAAGGCATAAAAACGcaacaaatacaagtaccgtatCAGTGTCCATTATATCGGCCTAATTATATGTATTTGGGGATTTTTTCGGATTTAAAATACCCCCATTTGACACCCTTTGGGGGCTCCCATACCCTCCCCACACAAGCTTTGCCCAGACCAATGATAACAAGTGAGTGGGTCTGACACAACAGATGCCAAGAGCCAAGATATGAAGGGTGCCAAAGTTAGATAAAAGGGTCTAGATTCTGTCTATGGGGTATGAGAAATAGGAAGACCGTCTTGGGACGGATATAATAGCGAATTTTCACGCCGTCTCCAAACATAAAGACCTGGAAATCCTACACCTCGGCTCCATGCAGTGTCTCCCACACGGCTTGGAAAGTTTTCGATAAGGTGACAAGTTGGGCGGTTGAAAAGAGACTCGGTCGGGTGGGGTGATGAGACAATGCCGGTAGTGAGGCTAAAGAGACCATGTATCGATAGCACAAGATTTTACTTAGAGATGGAAGATCTGAGCACCCTCTCTTTCTGTGGGCATCGGAGCTCGCCCCGGGGGTTGTACTGTGGTTAGAGATGCTGCTCTTTTTATAGTGCCTGCCGCAGATTCGGCTAATATGCTTGTAGCTTAACGCAAAAGCGgttttttatattttgGTGGGAAAGGGGCGTCTAAAAATCGATGTCGAGGAGATATCGGGACAGAAAAGGCACGAGTGGGAATGGGGGAGTCGGGGGAGTACTGTGAAATTGACCGTTTGGTTCTCCGACAATTATTGGGCGAGCTGAGTAGATGCCCGTACAGTGATGGATCTAGCAGGCAAAGTGCGCACAGGAATCAACGGGAGCATCTTAAGGACACTAACCGAAGAGCTTCAAAGGCCGCAGTTTGTAGATGGAATGAAAGGACAGTTGAGAATACAGTtcgagtacaagtgcagtaTGTCGAGTCCATCATTAGTTTCTGAATGACATgctacagtaagtacactgtacatacttttaccggtactgtactcgctTAGGGGACCTTTTTGAAGTTCAAAGGTATTACGAGCGCCATTGCCGAAGACCAAAATGATCAACTAACAATATGTTGAATCTACAATCCCTCAGTATTGATAGACTCATCCCTCCATAGCTATGATAATCGGGTTTCACAGCCAGATGATGTGCATGCAGCTATGCGTTCTATGCAGTCACCGAGACAGGGCTTAAACCGGACGTGGAAGTTCAGAGCAAGTCGAATGTGATTTTAAACAGTcagtgtttgtgtttgaacttgtcaaagtccatttttttttgacgCTCTCAGGCCCCTGTTATACATACACTCCTGTCTTCATGTCTATATAGCACAGCCGATGGAAGGTTAATAATAAGCGAGGTCGTAACTCTACTGTTCTGGGCTTGAATTGAGCGGGGGAAAACGCAGGATATATAAACAAGCAAGAACGGTCTCCAAAATGAATATCTAACATGTGGAGACCGTTCGTCTATGTAGTCAAACCACAGACCCTCTCCCCAAGATGATATGCACCGCCATGCATGGTTGCTTGTGTTGCGACAAATAAGCTTCGGGCTATTTTTTTAAGCTCCCAAATAAAGTTCCACTTGCTTGGATATATGGGATCTTCTTCGCACTTGTTGTCATCACGAAAAGGAGTCGCTTAGCTACCAAACAACCACAGGAGGAGTCGGTCACACAGCGCGAGAACACCCAGACAGGAGGCCATACGACAGCCAAGATCTCTCTCAAGCGACACAGACGCAATCACAAACCGAACACAAACAGTTTGGAGCACAAACGCAATCGACAAAACATAGTCATAAGAACAACAACGACTTGTTCAGAGACTCCGCCACTGACATCCACTGCATCAAGTGACATAGATACCCTATCACTGTACACCCCGTTCACGACACAGTCACCGTCACAGTAACAGTAACAGTCACAGGCACAGTCACAGTCACAGTCACAgtcacacacacaccttTTGCACCACACAACTATCTACATAACACATAACCATGGGTTGGGACCAGCTGGGTATCGATGACGCCCATCTGGCGTACGCCATCATCGGAACCTTCACCATGATCTTCTCGGTGGTGTCGCTGTTCGTCAAGGAAAAGCTCTACATTGGTGAAGCGACCGTTGCCACCCTCTGTGGTCTCATTGTCGGCCCCCATTGTCTCAAATGGTTCACTCCTGACACTTGGGGAAACACCGACTACATCACCCTAGAACTCAGTAGAGTCTGTCTGGTCATCCAGATCTTCGCCGTCGCTGTCGAGTTGCCCAAAAAGTACATTTGGAAACACGCACTGTCGGTCTTCTATTTATTGTTCCCCATCATGGCCTTTGGATGGCTCATTTCGTCGCTCTTCATCTGGGCGCTCATCAAGGACCTGCGGTGGAAGGAGGGTCTCGTCATGGCCGCTTGTATTACTGCCACCGACCCCGTTCTGGCCTCTGCCGTTGTCGGTAAGGGACGCTTCTCTCAGCGACTGCCTACCCATTTGCGAAACCTGCTCTCTGCCGAATCCGGATGTAACGACGGTATGGCCTTCCCCTTCACCTTCATCTCCCTCAACCTGATTCTGCATTACGGTAACGCTGGCGAAATTTGCAAGGAGTTCTTTGTCATCACCGTTCTCTACGAGTGTATGACTGGTATCTGTCTCGGTATTGTAATTGGATGGGGAGGACGAATCCTGATCAAGTTTGCCGAGAGCCGCAATCTCATTGACCGAGAGTCATTTCTGGCCTTTTATCTGGTCCTGGCTCTCATGTGCGCTGGTTTCGGTACGATTATCGGTGTCGATGATCTCCTGGCAGCTTTTGCTGCTGGCAcagccttctcctgggACGGCTGGTTCGCCAAGGAGACTGAGGAGAGTCACGTTTCCAACGTCATTGATCTGTTGCTCAACACATCCTTCTTCGTCTACTTTGGCTCTGTTGTGCCGTGGGCAgacttcaacaacaaggaaATCGGCCTCGATGTCTGGCGACTCGTTGTGATTGCTGTTCTGATTCTGCTTTTCCGACGAATTCCTGCAATGCTTATTCTCTCACCACTGGTGCCCGATATTCGAAACTGGCGTGAGGCTCTCTTCTGTGGCCATTTCGGTCCCATTGGCGTCGGTGCGGTTTACATGAGTTTGATTGCCCGAGCCGAGCTTGAATCTGGAACCCCCTCGCCTCGCCGAAAAGAGGACTGGccaaaagaaggacaacCAAACTGGCTAGCGGTGCAAACTATCTGGCCAGTATGTACGTTTCTCATCATTTCATCCATTGTGGTCCATGGTTCGTCTCTCTTTGTTTTCTTCCTCGGTAAGCATGTGTCAAACCTgtccatcaccatcaactccaccaccactgcTGGCGATGAAAGTCACATGTGGATCTCGCGTCTTCCCGGTATTGGCGACAATGGCCGAACGATTTCCATCTCTCGAGTTGACACCAGGGAGCCCGGTATGATTACCTTTGGAGAAAAGAAGAGGCTGGCCAAGCAACGAGAGCGAGAGGCTCAGACGGAGAAGCATGGCGATGAGGCCAACATTTCGTCCGAGTCTACCGCCAAGCAGCGAAAGCCCCGACGACGAATGTCCAAGGATCCTCCCGTCAACCAGCCTCTTTCTCTTGGCCAGGGACGGGGACGAGAGCATATCGACACGTTTGTGGAGGGCGATCACGTTATTCAAGAAAATGATGACGGTGATATCGTCGCCGAGTACGATCAGGAGAAGGCTGGAAGCAGTTCTGGCACAGACGGCGACGACCAGAGTCCCCATATCACCGACCGAAGACATTCGCATCCCCATAACGTGGCGGCTGGTGGACACCACCATCTGCACCACGAGAGGGTCAAGGCCGTGGCTTACAAGATTGACGACGAACTGATTGTCGAGAACGAGGATGGTGATATTCTGAAGCGGTACAAGATCCGACAGAAGGGCCACGGACCTGACTCACCCAACGAGGAGTTTGTCACTCCCAAGCACGAGGGCGGTGTCACCAAGTTCTTCGACAGAATCTTCCACAAGAACTTCCAGGACATCAAGGACATTCACAAGGACAAAGCTCCAGCGACAGACTttgtggatctggagaagaacgagcCTCTGGACGTTGCTCTGGCCCGAGACGGTATTTTGAGCGGCGTGGAAGACCATCCTTCCGAGGGTGCTGTTCAAGGTACCACCACCATTTTGCATCCCACTCACACCCCCTGCAATGATGAGGTGTGTCTGGACGACCCTCTTCAACGGGCCACCATTGTGGAGGGTTCCCTGGAACGTCAGGACACTTCTCGATCACGACGCAGCAGCCGGGGCTCGCTCACGTCGTTCCGACTGGGACGACGGGACTCCAAGGACGGGACTCCTACCCCTGGTCCCTCAGAGTCCGACATTCCTGAAGAGACTCCTGCCGAGAAGCGGCGACGAATGAGTGCTCTGGGTCTAGGCAACtctgccaaggacgacgatgatgaggaggagcagactGTTGTGCATCCCATTCgggaggatgaggaggacgcTCCTCGGATTATGTGGGGCGATACGGTGAGAGGATAGACTGTTTGAAAACCACGATCACtacagaaaaaaaagtataGATGTTCTAGTACATTGCAATGTTTTATTAGTAATTGAATTAACACACCAAGCATGTTGGAGTGCTAGCGAATCGTAGGCATTCACTGAACTGTCTGAATACGAGACGTGGCAGACATCGCAGCTGCTTGTCTTTAACCAATAGCCTAACTAGAAGTGACTCCATGTGTTTGATCTGAGGGCGGTTGACCTCCAGAGTTTTACTGAGAATGAAAACTGAAGAATGTATATAAATAATGAGAGGAATGAGAGTATTACAATGTGGACTTGGGGTTCTGCGTCTGTTCTGGGAGTCATCTGTGATCAATTAAAAAAgactttttttctgcatatacattcatttaattataactttgcttTGAAAGAATGACcttgaaatgaatgtactgtactggaaCTGGAACATTTACAACAGTTCAACTCCTTTCAACTATATTTCTAGACGCTCTAATGTCCTACTTGACTCGTTCTCAAGCAGGAAAGCAGGTATCAGAATAATTAAAAAGTATTTAAAGAAATAAAATGAAGAAGACCGCCTCTTCACCTCTAATAACCGAGCAGTTTTAATAATATCTCtacagttttttttttcttctgcatatacattcatttaattataactttgctgtgaaagaataacctttgaacAGTAGCTTGTCGGTGGTGTTGGCCCCGGTGTCTACCACGTTAACTCTTTAGTAGAGCATACTTGGCAGATAATTTAGGAATATAAACTGCGGTTCACAGTTGACAATGCCCGAAATATCATTGAAATAATGTGTATTGAAGATATCCAACTCGACATCTATAAATTACACTAAAATATGTTTCAAAACACTGAAATATGTCTCATAATACTGAAATATATCTCATAACAGATTTTAGTATAGCTCACAAACACCTCTGGAAACCTGATTTTCGGTGCTGAAGCGTGTCACTTTTAGTGGTCGTTGCACTTGCAAAATACTTGAACCCCAACAAAACTTTGCAGGCTTGAATCCACAAcatatgcagaaaaaaaaaaaaaaaaaacagtaACTCCTTTCACCTTCTGGTTCTGAGTCAGAAATTTGAAATATATACTAAGCTATATACTGTAGAAAATATATAACTACGctatataaaaatatatataagctatataaaatatatactAAGGttatataaaatatatactCAGctatataaaaatatatactAAGCTATATAGGAAATATATACCCAAGctataaaaaaaatacataACTAAGCTATATAGAAATATATTACAAAAATATAATagaaatatatacaaaatTATATagaaatatatacaaaaatatatataaaaatatatacaaaaaaaatatagaAAAATATTACAAGACTACATAAGAATATATAATCCCTCGTCACTCAATTGAACCACCCAGAGCCCCCACAAATTCGCCCAACTCCCCCACCTATGTTCAGTTGTCGGAATTAGATTCACTCTCACTGCTCGTTATGCAGCAGTAAATGACGGAGACAGGGAGCCGAAATACCTAGGGAACAATTGGggacacaaaaccacagTCATTTGACGTAATGTTGGAGTGGGACACAAAAAAACTCCATATATATCTCCTCCTAATGCCTCCTTTCATCTTTCCTTAATCTACACCGACTAATGGAAGTGTGACTCTCCTGTTATCAGATTGAGTTTGTATATTTTTCCTATAGGCACTGCCTTACAAGTGTCGCTCGACCCATCACGACGCCATAtggaagaagcagagaTCAAGACCGCGAGTCGGAAGCGCGACGCTGACGCTATTGAGGCGCCAGAAAACAAGTCAGATAAGGCGACAGATTCAGAGTCTTCAGGACAGACAAACCCTCAGTCTACTGGTCAAGCAGACCCACAGCCAGCCGGACAGACCGACTCACAATGTACAACCCAGTTATCCGACAATCTGGAAACAGttcttcaagaagaactcAGCAACCAGTTTCTCCAGCCGGTTCAAAAGAAGCCGCGAACGTCGTCAGACATCCCGTTTTCGCGCTTCTCTTCTCCGCACGACTTTCACCATGTTCTGAACGACTGGGCCATGCAGTCGAATTTCGCCTTTACCACGGGCAAGGAACGCAACTCAGACAGATCAATTGCCATCACTTATACATGTTGTCGATCGAATGTGGATGGGAAGGCTTGTACGTTCGAAGTCCGGGGAAAAAAACGCAAAGACGAGGACTTTTGGACCCTTCATAAGGTGGACGTGAAAGGAACAGGCCATAACCATCCTACAGGAGACGAAGAACTTTCAGCAGACCAACAAAGTCTAGTTGATTTGGCTGAACGACAGCGACTGTGTGACATTCCCTCTTTCTACCATTCGTCTCTACCTCCGCGGTTTGTAGCCTATTCTTCGTCAGATGCTCTGTATACAGGTCTCAACGACTGGGCTCGTCACCAGGGCTTTTTCTTCAGACTGGGCACCAACTGGGCGACGAAATCGGGCAATGAGAACCAGACGTATTACTGTGGTATCTCTGGGTGCTCATATTCCATCACAGGTATCAGATTGGCAGGCCAGAAGTCGTGGGCCATCCGATCGTACAATGCTCGTCACGTGGAACACAATCACGAGGGAGCCAGTGTCAAGAACAGAGAGCAGGTCACTCCCGTGTCTCTGCCACCCATAGCTGACAAGTACGCTTCGTTTTCGGCTCTCCACGAAGCTCTCAACGGTTGGTCTGTGACCAAGAACTTTGCTTTCAAGACCGGGACTTCTTCCACAGGTCACACCAACGGACTGGTGAGCAAGTACATGGTGTGTTGTATGGCCAGCGATACCGGCGATCCCTGTGAGTACAGCATTATCGTCAAAGAAGCCAAGGATGGGACGTGGGCTGTCAGCcaggccatcaaggcgAGAAAGGAGCATAACCATAGCCTGGAGGACGAGTTGACAGGCCAACAACAGCTTCTTTTGGAGGCGGCAGAGACTCGGAGGATTATTCAGATGCCAGAATATGCGCCTGAGCATCTTCCGTCGAGAACAGTAACTTTTCCAGACCGAGAGAAGCTGTTTCTCCACCTGGAAAAGTTTGCCAAGGCCCGAAACTTCAGGTTTGCAATCAAGCGgagcaagaaggagaagaatgGCCGGCTGCTGGTGAATTACGAGTGTGCAAAAACCAGAAAGAGTGCTACAAAGTGTCCCTATCACGTGTATGCTCGGGAAAACAAGGACGGGGTCTGGAGTGTGTCGTACCCGTACAATTTGAAGAATGAGCATAATCACGACTTGACCGTTTGACTCTTTGGCAGTTTGGTAATGTATTATTTATTGACGAACCTGCAGGATGCTCGGGTACGAAGTATGCGGTGCCTTTAGACAGATGGTGAGGAAGTGGGTATGTAGTTGGAGTTAGATGGCACGGGAGACCGAACACAACCGCAACcctgctacttgtattcaAAAGCACCAACTTTCAAGACAGGAATTGGTGAGCTGGGTCATGGCTAGCTTGTTCAAGTTCAGAAATCGAGATCCGTCTATGGACTAGGCATTACAATACCGTAGATAGATTCATCTGGTGCTAGATCCACTGACTACAGACTGACAACCGTTGAGTCGCCTCGTGGACGACAGGAACAGTCAACTATAGCTCTACCCTGAGGGTCGACCGATGGATTATTCACTCTTCAACCACTCTACAATACGACATTGAATTCCGTCTCGGACTTACACCCACTTACCAAGAGCTGG
Encoded here:
- a CDS encoding uncharacterized protein (Compare to YALI0C00693g, highly similar to uniprot|Q6Q547 Saccharomyces cerevisiae YHR072W-A NOP10 nucleolar rRNA processing protein, similar to Saccharomyces cerevisiae NOP10 (YHR072W-A); ancestral locus Anc_5.353); this encodes MKNLVKALHLTTTQHLKMHLMYTTGSDGKRVYTLKKTTESGEITKSAHPARFSPDDKYSRQRVTLKKRFNLLPTQQGEY
- a CDS encoding uncharacterized protein (Compare to YALI0C00781g, no similarity), which codes for MEEAEIKTASRKRDADAIEAPENKSDKATDSESSGQTNPQSTGQADPQPAGQTDSQCTTQLSDNLETVLQEELSNQFLQPVQKKPRTSSDIPFSRFSSPHDFHHVLNDWAMQSNFAFTTGKERNSDRSIAITYTCCRSNVDGKACTFEVRGKKRKDEDFWTLHKVDVKGTGHNHPTGDEELSADQQSLVDLAERQRLCDIPSFYHSSLPPRFVAYSSSDALYTGLNDWARHQGFFFRLGTNWATKSGNENQTYYCGISGCSYSITGIRLAGQKSWAIRSYNARHVEHNHEGASVKNREQVTPVSLPPIADKYASFSALHEALNGWSVTKNFAFKTGTSSTGHTNGLVSKYMVCCMASDTGDPCEYSIIVKEAKDGTWAVSQAIKARKEHNHSLEDELTGQQQLLLEAAETRRIIQMPEYAPEHLPSRTVTFPDREKLFLHLEKFAKARNFRFAIKRSKKEKNGRLLVNYECAKTRKSATKCPYHVYARENKDGVWSVSYPYNLKNEHNHDLTV
- a CDS encoding uncharacterized protein (Compare to YALI0C00715g, similar to Saccharomyces cerevisiae DAD4 (YDR320C-A); ancestral locus Anc_5.354, similar to uniprot|P69851 Saccharomyces cerevisiae YDR320ca DAD4), coding for MENPHEKDQSDALARIISGVSKLNSSIARVNEIQEEVYSRNLNLSVVSEIMQNYQASVDYYLRESGAMKEPFKNDD
- a CDS encoding uncharacterized protein (Compare to YALI0C00759g, similar to uniprot|Q877C1 Pichia anomala Na+/H+ exchanger HaNHA1), translating into MGWDQLGIDDAHLAYAIIGTFTMIFSVVSLFVKEKLYIGEATVATLCGLIVGPHCLKWFTPDTWGNTDYITLELSRVCLVIQIFAVAVELPKKYIWKHALSVFYLLFPIMAFGWLISSLFIWALIKDLRWKEGLVMAACITATDPVLASAVVGKGRFSQRLPTHLRNLLSAESGCNDGMAFPFTFISLNLILHYGNAGEICKEFFVITVLYECMTGICLGIVIGWGGRILIKFAESRNLIDRESFLAFYLVLALMCAGFGTIIGVDDLLAAFAAGTAFSWDGWFAKETEESHVSNVIDLLLNTSFFVYFGSVVPWADFNNKEIGLDVWRLVVIAVLILLFRRIPAMLILSPLVPDIRNWREALFCGHFGPIGVGAVYMSLIARAELESGTPSPRRKEDWPKEGQPNWLAVQTIWPVCTFLIISSIVVHGSSLFVFFLGKHVSNLSITINSTTTAGDESHMWISRLPGIGDNGRTISISRVDTREPGMITFGEKKRLAKQREREAQTEKHGDEANISSESTAKQRKPRRRMSKDPPVNQPLSLGQGRGREHIDTFVEGDHVIQENDDGDIVAEYDQEKAGSSSGTDGDDQSPHITDRRHSHPHNVAAGGHHHLHHERVKAVAYKIDDELIVENEDGDILKRYKIRQKGHGPDSPNEEFVTPKHEGGVTKFFDRIFHKNFQDIKDIHKDKAPATDFVDLEKNEPLDVALARDGILSGVEDHPSEGAVQGTTTILHPTHTPCNDEVCLDDPLQRATIVEGSLERQDTSRSRRSSRGSLTSFRLGRRDSKDGTPTPGPSESDIPEETPAEKRRRMSALGLGNSAKDDDDEEEQTVVHPIREDEEDAPRIMWGDTVRG